One segment of Candidatus Auribacterota bacterium DNA contains the following:
- a CDS encoding tetratricopeptide repeat protein, with translation MKTAGARFHIIVGGVLISLIALCFSLACLLTTDESFTPHDPASVLGRLLGESRQAIGSSLCVEADRYFHHGVPHQTKAASMGFIQNLANEVQPRTLEHLSGGELYEMMPWLRFATRMDPHNMDAYLSAAFWVAEQENGHLPQAMDILAEARRNNPSDYRVPLQRGLILLHYGELDNAARLFDLALKLWAHTGGVNAEQKRIDIAALFNYRGLLYEHEGRTAEALACYREHLRIKPEANGVREIVRGIEEGQRSRADAERILHDLMKEKVTPDEYCRHTDDHPHTHGMHHPSLELHEH, from the coding sequence ATGAAAACAGCCGGGGCGAGATTCCACATCATCGTTGGCGGAGTGCTTATCTCTCTGATTGCGCTCTGTTTTTCGCTGGCATGTCTCCTGACGACTGACGAGTCATTCACGCCTCACGATCCGGCCTCCGTGCTCGGGCGGCTCCTGGGAGAGAGCCGCCAGGCCATCGGTAGCAGTTTGTGCGTAGAAGCCGACAGATATTTTCACCATGGCGTCCCGCACCAGACGAAAGCAGCCTCTATGGGGTTCATTCAAAACCTGGCGAACGAGGTCCAGCCCCGAACCCTTGAGCACTTGTCGGGCGGCGAGCTCTATGAAATGATGCCGTGGCTGCGTTTCGCGACGCGGATGGATCCTCATAATATGGACGCTTACCTGAGCGCCGCCTTCTGGGTCGCAGAGCAAGAGAATGGGCATTTACCGCAGGCGATGGACATCCTCGCCGAGGCGAGGAGAAACAATCCCTCCGACTACCGCGTCCCGCTGCAGCGTGGTTTGATCCTTCTCCACTACGGGGAACTGGACAACGCGGCGCGGTTATTCGACCTCGCACTAAAACTCTGGGCACACACCGGGGGAGTCAATGCAGAGCAGAAACGAATTGACATCGCCGCGCTGTTCAACTATCGAGGATTACTCTATGAACATGAGGGCCGTACAGCGGAGGCGCTTGCATGTTACCGGGAGCATCTCCGCATCAAGCCCGAGGCCAACGGCGTCCGGGAGATCGTCCGGGGGATTGAAGAGGGGCAACGGTCTCGTGCCGATGCGGAACGGATTCTACATGACCTCATGAAGGAGAAGGTCACACCGGATGAGTATTGCCGGCACACGGACGACCATCCGCACACCCATGGGATGCATCATCCATCCCTTGAACTGCATGAGCACTAA
- a CDS encoding ABC transporter permease subunit, giving the protein MSRILVITNTVWRELLRRKDVYVLLIMLAALLYALLSVNIFGLGTTPRYIMDLGLLMAWLFILIMTVNVSCRQLPDEERKGTIYPLLAKPITRGELLLGKWMGSWSVVSCATAVFYLLVAVVVKAYGGSFEWHILAQGWVVHVAGLAAIAAMGTAFSTRLTYGAAASMSYVAVGSSLLMLPRVPEMLVAAGGARATSLLAMYYLLPHFELFDMRLRIVHERGTIPWISFIIVLAYGIVLTTLFLFVSWLAYRRKRFERGAML; this is encoded by the coding sequence ATGAGCCGCATCCTCGTCATCACAAATACAGTCTGGAGGGAACTGCTCCGGCGTAAGGATGTGTATGTATTGCTGATCATGCTGGCTGCGCTGCTCTATGCGCTGCTCTCGGTGAATATCTTCGGGCTGGGGACTACCCCGCGCTACATTATGGACCTCGGCCTCCTGATGGCCTGGCTCTTTATTCTAATAATGACAGTCAATGTCAGTTGCCGGCAGCTGCCTGATGAGGAGAGAAAAGGGACCATCTACCCACTGCTCGCGAAACCGATCACGCGAGGAGAACTTCTGTTAGGGAAATGGATGGGGTCATGGTCGGTCGTCTCCTGCGCGACCGCGGTTTTTTATCTCCTGGTTGCGGTCGTCGTGAAGGCGTACGGGGGTTCGTTCGAATGGCACATTCTCGCCCAGGGGTGGGTCGTACACGTCGCCGGCCTGGCGGCCATCGCCGCCATGGGGACAGCCTTTTCGACGCGACTGACCTATGGAGCCGCGGCGAGCATGAGCTATGTGGCGGTCGGCTCTTCACTCCTCATGCTGCCGCGCGTTCCAGAGATGCTCGTCGCCGCAGGAGGTGCTCGTGCCACCAGTCTGCTGGCAATGTATTATTTACTCCCCCACTTTGAGCTATTCGACATGCGCCTGCGGATCGTTCATGAGCGGGGAACCATACCCTGGATCAGCTTCATTATTGTCCTCGCGTACGGCATAGTCCTGACCACGCTTTTTTTATTCGTCTCGTGGTTAGCATACCGCCGGAAACGCTTTGAGCGGGGAGCCATGCTATGA
- a CDS encoding ABC transporter ATP-binding protein has product MSTAIDVNNLSVRFSGHGGFVEALRGISMSVNEGEVFGFLGPNGSGKTTTMLVLLGFIEPGSGHALIFGEDVRKRIARERIGYLPEKAETYSFLTGRELLVMAGRLFGMRWSPLEKRIEEILDQVRLMNAADRRIATYSRGMLQRIGLAQALINDPDLLILDEPTGGMDPLGRMEIRKIIAGLRDRGKTVFFSSHELSEVELVCDHIAIIADGRIVVRGAVSELIPEAESLEQYFLKVMTDSGIRAGGAL; this is encoded by the coding sequence ATGAGTACAGCAATCGACGTAAATAACCTCTCTGTCCGCTTCAGCGGGCACGGAGGCTTCGTGGAGGCCCTGCGCGGCATATCTATGAGCGTCAACGAGGGTGAAGTGTTCGGATTCCTCGGCCCCAACGGATCGGGAAAAACAACCACCATGCTCGTGCTGCTCGGTTTCATCGAGCCGGGCTCCGGTCACGCCCTGATTTTCGGCGAGGATGTTCGCAAACGCATTGCCCGTGAGCGCATTGGATATTTACCGGAAAAGGCTGAAACATATTCCTTCTTGACAGGGCGGGAGCTCCTTGTAATGGCGGGGCGTTTGTTCGGGATGCGGTGGAGCCCTTTGGAAAAGCGGATAGAAGAGATCCTTGATCAAGTCCGATTGATGAATGCGGCGGATCGGAGGATCGCCACCTATTCGAGGGGCATGCTGCAGCGTATTGGCCTAGCGCAGGCGCTGATCAATGACCCGGACCTCCTCATCCTTGATGAGCCGACCGGAGGTATGGATCCCTTGGGGCGTATGGAGATCAGAAAGATTATCGCCGGCCTGCGCGATCGCGGAAAAACTGTCTTTTTTTCGTCACACGAACTTTCAGAAGTGGAACTGGTGTGCGATCATATCGCCATTATCGCCGATGGGCGAATCGTGGTGCGGGGAGCGGTGTCGGAGCTCATACCGGAGGCGGAGTCACTCGAGCAGTATTTCCTGAAAGTGATGACGGACTCCGGCATACGGGCGGGGGGTGCACTATGA
- a CDS encoding DUF134 domain-containing protein, with translation MPRPRCLRRICCVPGVTYFKPAGIPLRLLEEVVVTLDEVEALRLADLEGMYQEKAAARMNISRPTFSRLIESAHKKVAEALVNGKALRLEGGPVLMKGGMTMPGRDALPAGTCPSGRRGQGTGPAGTGQGRGMGPCGCGQRRGLGRRRGGGWNRAASPQGDGGGMRSSGSVETGGKDRTENGGQKE, from the coding sequence ATGCCAAGACCACGATGTTTGAGGAGGATATGCTGCGTGCCCGGTGTCACCTATTTCAAGCCCGCGGGGATTCCTCTGCGATTATTGGAAGAGGTTGTTGTCACGCTCGATGAGGTCGAGGCGCTGCGCCTGGCTGACCTCGAAGGCATGTATCAGGAAAAGGCGGCGGCGCGCATGAATATTTCACGTCCCACCTTCTCGCGCCTCATCGAGTCGGCGCACAAAAAAGTCGCCGAGGCGCTGGTGAATGGAAAAGCGTTGCGGCTGGAGGGTGGTCCGGTACTAATGAAAGGAGGCATGACAATGCCAGGAAGAGATGCCCTGCCTGCCGGCACCTGCCCGTCCGGCAGGCGGGGGCAGGGAACGGGACCTGCTGGGACAGGCCAGGGGAGAGGAATGGGGCCGTGCGGATGCGGACAGAGAAGAGGGTTAGGACGCCGCCGGGGAGGCGGATGGAATAGAGCCGCCTCGCCCCAGGGGGATGGCGGCGGAATGCGGTCTTCCGGTTCGGTTGAGACAGGCGGGAAGGATCGGACGGAAAACGGTGGACAGAAGGAGTAA
- a CDS encoding NifB/NifX family molybdenum-iron cluster-binding protein — protein sequence MRIAVPIKEDRGLESPVHGHFGSAPIFARVDSETMEFKAFQNRNLEHAHGMCNPLSLIKDMQVDALICAGMGTRALQLLNQADIKVFKTSAQTVREAITHLTDGSLPEMTEEGACSEHGCH from the coding sequence ATGAGAATCGCAGTTCCGATTAAAGAAGACAGGGGACTGGAGAGTCCGGTTCACGGGCATTTCGGTTCCGCCCCGATTTTTGCACGGGTGGATTCCGAAACAATGGAATTCAAGGCGTTTCAGAACCGCAATCTTGAGCACGCCCACGGCATGTGCAACCCGCTGAGCCTCATCAAAGATATGCAGGTGGATGCTCTGATATGCGCCGGCATGGGAACCCGCGCCCTTCAGCTGCTTAATCAGGCCGACATCAAGGTGTTCAAGACAAGCGCCCAGACTGTGAGGGAAGCCATCACCCACCTTACTGACGGCTCGCTCCCTGAAATGACCGAGGAGGGAGCGTGCAGCGAGCATGGATGCCACTGA
- a CDS encoding M20/M25/M40 family metallo-hydrolase: MTAIHRIQKYIEDNREKFLAELSELCRIPSRSGNTRALHEAAAWIARALSALGAEARIFEIPGGAPIVYGELGEGPRTLLVYNHYDVQPPEPLELWNTEPFSPKVLDGRLYCRGASDNKGNLMARLHAVRACVETMGALPLKVKFLVEGEEETSSKHLAEFIRQHKDLLSADGCLWECSWKDPQGRHILTCGLKGHCYVELRVRGARHDLHSSYAGIVPNPAWRLVWALGTLMDERSRITIRGWLEEMRGLGEADERALKRVVFDAEGFREMHGFREFVRGMSGGELVRELLYAPTCTICGLSAGYTGEGPKTVLPSESIAKLDFRLVPDMTPEKLLACLRRHLDEQGFGDVTIHPLGGIMPARTDCEDRIVRAALAAVREVCGREPILYPVAPWSGPLNDVCGVLNMPSVSFGVGHADSHDHAPNENIRVSDYDEGIRCMAAFMRIYARA; encoded by the coding sequence ATGACAGCAATACACCGCATCCAAAAATACATTGAGGACAACAGGGAGAAGTTTTTGGCGGAGCTCAGTGAGCTCTGCCGCATCCCCTCACGTTCCGGGAATACCAGGGCTCTCCACGAGGCGGCCGCGTGGATCGCCCGCGCGCTCTCCGCGCTGGGGGCGGAGGCGAGGATCTTTGAGATACCCGGGGGCGCGCCCATCGTGTACGGCGAACTCGGCGAGGGGCCGAGAACCCTGCTGGTGTACAACCACTACGATGTCCAGCCGCCTGAGCCCCTGGAGCTGTGGAACACAGAGCCTTTTTCACCGAAGGTCCTCGACGGGCGCCTCTACTGCAGGGGGGCGAGCGATAACAAGGGCAACCTGATGGCGCGTCTCCACGCGGTCCGGGCCTGCGTTGAAACCATGGGCGCATTGCCGCTCAAGGTTAAATTTCTTGTGGAGGGCGAAGAGGAGACGAGTTCGAAACACCTGGCGGAATTCATACGGCAGCACAAGGATCTCCTGAGTGCAGACGGCTGCTTGTGGGAGTGCTCATGGAAGGACCCGCAGGGTCGCCACATCCTCACGTGCGGCCTCAAGGGGCACTGCTATGTGGAGCTCAGGGTGAGGGGGGCGCGCCATGACTTGCACTCCTCCTACGCGGGTATCGTTCCGAACCCCGCGTGGCGGCTCGTCTGGGCTCTCGGGACACTCATGGACGAGCGCTCCAGGATCACCATCCGGGGTTGGTTGGAAGAGATGAGAGGGCTGGGCGAGGCAGATGAGCGGGCGTTGAAACGGGTGGTGTTCGATGCGGAGGGATTCAGAGAGATGCACGGTTTCCGCGAGTTCGTCCGCGGGATGTCAGGCGGCGAGCTGGTACGTGAGCTGCTCTATGCGCCCACCTGCACGATATGCGGCCTGAGCGCCGGTTACACGGGCGAGGGTCCGAAGACGGTGCTCCCCTCTGAGTCGATCGCCAAACTTGATTTTCGCCTGGTGCCGGACATGACGCCTGAGAAGCTGCTCGCATGCCTCAGGCGCCACCTCGACGAGCAAGGCTTCGGGGATGTCACGATCCATCCCCTGGGTGGCATCATGCCTGCCAGGACCGATTGCGAGGACAGGATCGTCAGGGCGGCGCTCGCGGCGGTTCGCGAGGTGTGCGGGAGGGAGCCGATCCTCTACCCCGTGGCGCCGTGGAGCGGCCCGCTCAATGATGTCTGCGGCGTATTGAATATGCCGTCGGTGTCGTTCGGGGTCGGGCACGCCGATTCACATGACCACGCACCGAATGAGAATATCAGGGTCTCGGACTACGATGAGGGAATACGGTGCATGGCGGCCTTCATGCGCATCTATGCGCGCGCGTAG
- a CDS encoding LON peptidase substrate-binding domain-containing protein, producing MPEQHSHQIPHTAVIFPLPDTILFPHTLLPLVIYEPHYRLMLEDCLKGNSMMGVVLMQKGSPKSLLDAPTYRVACLGQIAKVSKLADSSFSVFLGGVARIASTRYTQHRPYPIAEIERLESYPAEPGAANAHRLKILDLFRVLVHTADGAEGDFISRLEELEDAEIVSNLIAATLTIDAHAKQKLLETLDLQERLEMLTRVIEHQIAYKAILQEILAKAPRNIHDN from the coding sequence ATGCCAGAACAGCACAGCCATCAGATACCCCACACGGCGGTCATTTTCCCGCTTCCCGACACGATACTCTTCCCCCACACACTCCTGCCGCTCGTCATCTATGAACCTCACTACCGGCTCATGCTCGAGGATTGCCTCAAGGGGAACAGCATGATGGGAGTCGTCCTGATGCAGAAGGGATCCCCCAAGAGCCTCCTCGATGCGCCGACCTACCGGGTCGCCTGCCTGGGGCAGATCGCCAAGGTCAGCAAGCTCGCCGACTCGAGTTTCAGCGTGTTCCTGGGCGGCGTCGCGCGAATCGCCAGCACGCGCTATACCCAGCACCGGCCCTATCCAATCGCCGAAATCGAGAGACTGGAGAGCTATCCCGCCGAACCGGGTGCCGCCAATGCGCACCGCCTCAAAATCCTCGATCTCTTCCGCGTGCTCGTTCACACGGCAGACGGGGCGGAGGGGGACTTCATCTCCCGCCTCGAGGAGCTGGAGGACGCGGAGATCGTCTCCAACCTCATCGCCGCGACGCTCACCATCGACGCCCATGCCAAACAAAAGCTCCTGGAAACACTCGATCTTCAGGAGCGTCTCGAGATGCTCACCCGCGTCATTGAACACCAGATCGCGTACAAGGCCATCCTGCAGGAAATCCTCGCCAAGGCGCCCAGGAATATCCACGACAACTGA